Proteins encoded by one window of Cucurbita pepo subsp. pepo cultivar mu-cu-16 chromosome LG14, ASM280686v2, whole genome shotgun sequence:
- the LOC111810784 gene encoding zinc finger CCCH domain-containing protein 18-like, whose translation MEFSEYRRIVFHRISKIDPDNVEDIICFILLHDHHDQEMARLALAPDHHIQQLVQLVKTQLHLLALRSMPSPSPPPPPPPSPSLGAFPPFAIRDSHIPVYPDSMYELQNPAQFFCLDDHIEPPNHGLSSYDCSYVENAAMVNKFSSRTARHYSTVVEYQPRICHYYSKGNCKHGNSCRYLHSSQMLPGSFSQMYDVNDDHVFRPGSLERLEFEIVELLRSRRASPISIASLPMIYYEKYGKVLQAEGYLTESQRHGKSGFSLTKLLTRLKSSIQVIDRPHGQHSVILAEDALKFIDHRKDKNDTSPTVSSARQIYMTFPADSSFTEDDVSDYFSIHYGLVEDVRIPCQQRRMFGFVTFHSVETVKLILSEDSEHLICGARVLVKPYREKSKLLERKNQDRIEQQQQQAYFSSHYNNLEPEQLHSNYDSASTMLRLRIEEQQRRQQQQHALEVERSFTEMTLMPKSATNCSYFSYQMKELRLPVPEESFDRMMNIMKSFSGPGSGSSSGCSSIVDEQKPPRNAAAWNHPELNLDDSEGYNLPDSPFESGTGNNNT comes from the exons ATGGAGTTTTCGGAGTACAGAAGAATTGTATTCCATCGAATCAGTAAAATAGATCCAGACAATGTTGAGGACATCATTTGTTTTATACTTCTTCATGATCATCATGATCAAGAAATGGCTCGCTTAGCACTAGCCCCCGACCATCATATCCAACAACTTGTTCAGCTAGTGAAGACTCAGCTGCATCTATTAGCTTTAAGATCGATGCCGTCCCCGTCCCCGCCCCCGCCCCCGCCCCCGTCCCCGTCCCTGGGAGCTTTTCCTCCTTTTGCCATTAGAGACAGTCACATACCAGTATACCCTGATTCTATGTATGAACTACAAAATCCAGCTCAGTTCTTTTGTTTAGACGATCATATCGAACCGCCGAACCATGGTCTCTCGAGCTATGATTGTAGCTATGTTGAGAATGCTGCAATGGTTAACAAGTTCAGTTCCAGAACTGCCCGACATTACTCGACCGTGGTCGAGTATCAGCCGAGGATATGTCACTATTACAGCAAAGGAAATTGCAAGCATGGTAATAGTTGTAGGTATCTTCATAGCAGCCAAATGCTGCCTGGGAGCTTTTCTCAGATGTATGATGTCAATGATGATCATGTTTTTCGGCCTGGTTCGCTCGAGCGGTTGGAGTTTGAAATCGTTGAGCTTCTTAGATCGAGACGAGCTAGTCCTATATCAATTGCTTCACTGCCAATGATTTACTATGAGAAGTATGGTAAAGTTCTTCAAGCAGAAGGATACTTGACTGAGAGTCAGAGGCATGGTAAATCGGGTTTTAGCTTAACGAAACTCCTCACTCGTTTGAAAAGCAGCATTCAGGTGATCGACAG GCCTCATGGGCAACATTCTGTCATTTTAGCAGAAGACGCTTTGAAATTCATCGACCATCGGAAGGACAAGAACGACACGAGTCCGACCGTTAGTAGCGCACGACAGATATATATGACATTTCCAGCTGATAGCAGCTTCACTGAAGATGATGTTTCTGATTACTTCAG TATCCATTATGGACTAGTTGAAGATGTAAGAATCCCTTGTCAACAAAGAAGGATGTTCGGGTTCGTGACGTTTCACAGCGTCGAGACAGTGAAACTAATCTTGTCTGAGGACAGCGAGCATTTAATTTGCGGGGCTCGAGTTCTCGTGAAACCTTATAGGGAAAAGTCCAAGCTTTTGGAAAG GAAGAACCAAGATAGGAttgaacaacaacaacagcaagCTTATTTTTCTTCACACTATAACAACCTCGAACCCGAGCAGCTTCACTCTA ATTATGATTCTGCCTCCACAATGCTGAGGCTAAGAATCGAAGAACAACAACgacgacaacaacaacaacacgCACTCGAAGTCGAACGGAGCTTTACCGAGATGACGTTAATGCCGAAATCTGCTACGAATTGTTCGTACTTCAGCTATCAGATGAAAGAACTAAGACTTCCAGTTCCAGAAG AGAGTTTTGATCGTATGATGAACATTATGAAAAGTTTCTCCGGCCCGGGGTCTGGCTCTAGTTCGGGGTGTAGCTCGATAGTCGATGAACAAAAACCACCCCGGAACGCGGCGGCTTGGAATCACCCCGAGCTGAACCTCGACGACAG CGAAGGATACAATCTACCAGACAGCCCATTTGAGTCTGGAACAGGAAACAACAACACATAG
- the LOC111810817 gene encoding uncharacterized protein LOC111810817, whose amino-acid sequence MATETRDSGAAHVVEIPAENQNVMISVIEQHPLRQISESSGHLLLLKLWQREEHLFGLRVGRRETKMESLKQQIFQLCCYFFLFHALSLTLLFTSSDPNVCHKWWVPGVAMGATSGVFVIVVQLKLWLYWKASAQLQREKSENRALTRCVQELRMKGSCFNLSKEPQIGHRMKSSSVEIKWGPLTWLSRNFVTIVLLCFSGIVFGASKFILCGL is encoded by the coding sequence ATGGCGACCGAAACGAGAGATTCCGGCGCCGCCCACGTAGTTGAAATCCCAGCAGAGAATCAGAACGTTATGATCTCTGTAATAGAACAACACCCATTGAGGCAAATCTCCGAAAGCTCCGGCCATTTATTGCTTTTAAAGCTCTGGCAACGAGAGGAGCATCTATTCGGCCTCCGAGTTGGGCGGCGAGAGACCAAAATGGAGTCTCTAAAGCAACAGATCTTCCAACTCTGCTGCTACTTCTTCCTGTTCCATGCCCTGTCTCTGACTCTCTTGTTCACTTCGTCGGACCCCAATGTGTGCCACAAATGGTGGGTTCCGGGAGTGGCAATGGGGGCGACGTCGGGCGTGTTCGTGATCGTGGTGCAGCTGAAATTGTGGCTGTATTGGAAGGCATCAGCGCAGCTGCAAAGGGAGAAGAGTGAGAACAGAGCACTTACAAGATGTGTTCAAGAGCTGAGGATGAAAGGGTCGTGTTTTAATTTGTCTAAAGAGCCTCAAATTGGGCATAGGATGAAGAGCTCTAGTGTGGAGATTAAATGGGGGCCTCTTACTTGGTTGTCTAGGAATTTCGTCACCATTGTTCTTCTGTGCTTTTCTGGCATTGTTTTTGGTGCTTCTAAGTTCATACTCTGTGGCCTTTGA